The following DNA comes from Ammospiza caudacuta isolate bAmmCau1 chromosome 7, bAmmCau1.pri, whole genome shotgun sequence.
TGGCTTCTCTCCTTTATCCAGCTGAGTGAGGAACAGGCAGCTTGAAAGAGGTCAAGACATCTTGGTAATTGGTGGGGAACGTTCAGATTACACTTGAGTGGGGAGGTTGTGAcactgctgcccttctctgcagctggcaggagggGACTGGTGAGTGAGCTCAAGCCTGCAGGGATAATCAGCTCCTTATGGCCTGCTATGGAGGAGACTGGGGGTGCTGtgtcctcctccctgccctgcagtgtgGCTCCCTTTGGTTAAGGTGTGCCCCTGTTGTTGGATCACTTGCTGAGGTgagtggctctgctgctggcataCTCAGCCTGCTCCTTTCTCAAACTGGGGGAACCTCAGGAGCACCCAGGAGCCTGCAATTCACAggatgggagctggggaggcccaggAGCAAAGGACAAGAGAGATAAACTGCTGGAATTTCCCTAGGTCTCTGCCTGGCTGAACACAGAGACTTAAAGGAGGGGTGGCAATGACACTGCAATTGAGCAGTAATTAACTATTTTCAGCTGGGACTTTAGAGAAATTACAAACATGAGAAGAGGGTGCCAGATCCTGCACATGCTCCCAAGGAAGGTGTGatggcacacacagctcactCAGGGTTAAACACATCCTCCCAAACTCTGCTACCACCCAGAGGAGTTGCACATACCTGTTCTGGGTGGTGCTACCACACCTGAGTAGCTCCAGGTCCACCACAACTCCACAGAGAAGTGGTCTGAAAAAGTGTTACCATAGCAAAGAATGAAAACCTGGAGGTGTTACCCGAGCAGGGAATGAAACCCTGGAGGCAGCGGAGAAATTGAGATGAGCAGAAAATGTCAGTAGCAACAAAAGCCGGCCATAAAAATGTAATGGGAACATGTTGTTCTCTTAGAGTTAAGTTTATCTGGTGTTGTACAAGTGTTTAGACCAGACAGGAATAATTAAATCTAGGTGTAATTACACGTTAGTATGGCTGAGTAAGTATGCTAATTAATCTGCAATTATCATTTGGTGGGGGGGAGATAATGGAACACAGGTAAAACTGCGGCGATTTAAGGAAATCCTGGCTATTGTTCCCAAGGAGGAGGGCTCCGAAGGGAAATGCCTGAGCAGTGATGTGGGTGAGGGAGGGCACACAGACGCTTCTGGGGCAACAGAGGAGGGTTGTGCAATGGAGCCTGAGCCCAGGCCAGCACGGAAGGGCTTTGGCACCTGAACTGCAGCTTCAGCGGGGCTGGGGCACTTGGCAGGGAAAAGAGCAATGTGCACGCTGGGAGAAGGTgtacagctgtgagcagggaggggcaggagcacGTCCCATGAGCCTACAGAGCTGCATGACGACGCTTATCGAGGAGAAGAGGTGGGTGTGAAACTCCTCAGGCTGAAGAGTGCACCGAGTCTCGACTCTCACATTTGGCTGCTCATTCAAGGCAGGGATTAGATTTATTAGCATGAAATGAGAAGAATGAAGTAATTACCCATTGTCAATGGGTAGCACCTAAATGCAAAATGGGAGTTTGTCCTCCTCAGACAAAATGTCactgggaaagaaggaagtggtGTGTGTAAAAATCAGGACAATTGGCATCATGAAGCTGTGTGGAGCTAGTGGGGCATAAGTGAAGAGTTAAAGGCTCAGCTATGAGGTATTTCTTTTATTGCAGGTGTGTCTTGGGGAAAAGATAAGTGAAGGTTCATGAACTTCAAAGACATTCCTACAAACACCACCTCTCTCACAATGCCCTGGGTGTCTTACCCAGGCCTTCTCAGTAATCACTGGCCATGTGGAACAACACAAGAAGCAGACAGAAATGATAAACAGCTGCTGAAAAGCAAGCAAGCACTCATTAAAAGACACTCCTTGGAACAGTACGCCGGCCAGAGCTTTATTTTCAACAGCCCATACAACCAAAAACCAAGAGCAACAGCAAtggtgtgtgtgcatgtgtgtgacTGATACAGTGCAGTACCCCATCACAGCATACAAAGTTTGCCAATAAATTAAGGtgtgaaaaaacaaacacagtgCATACCTAAAGATCATCAGTACATAAGTGGAACACAGCCTAAGTAGAAGTATTTGCATATCCTCTAGCTGTTTTAACATTGCCCTTTCAAAGCTAACCAAACCATTCTTGCTCTGTGCAGGCTATACAAGCACTGGGCTAATCGTAGCTTCACCCCAGGGACAGTTCCCTCGTGGGGGCAGGAAGGCAGGTCACACCCTGAGAATCAACACGTGCCTTCCTGTGTACCCCTGGTGCAGCCAGGAGGTGTGGCAGGCACTCCTGGATcactgacacagctccagggcccGGGCAGCACTGAGGACACTCTGCACTGGCTGTGTCTCCCCATGgaatgctgcccctgtgcaggATTTGAGGGGGCACCTTACTTATATCACTGAGTTACAGCCCAAGCTTATTCCTGCTACTGCTTTATCATTGGTTTCATCTGGACCTTAAACATCCATCtatcaataaataaaatcattGGTTTAGCACGCATAATAAAATTACACCTCCCACTGGTCACTGTTTGAGAAGTTCTCTGTGTCACTCCCTACACAAACctcaagaaaattattttccatcaGGCTCAGTAAGGTTTCAAGTAACAATTTTCAGTACTGCTTGGACAAGACACAGGCTTGGTTTGGAACCCTGATTCTGGCTACAGGGTGAAAGCATCTCCACACTTCTACACTCAAGTGTATCAAGTCCACGACTGTGCCATTTTCACCTGCGAGCAGCAGAAGAGGGAACTAACAGTACTTGCTGTTATTCTCTCTCCAGGTGACTGAAACAGTCCTTTTACAAAGCCTATCAACCTAACCCAgctaaaatgaaaagcaaaaatgtcaCTCAAGTCAGAACCAAAGCCTGTGTGTTTCAAGGTTCACATCAACAGTTCTTATCCACAGCCACTTGCTCTAACAAACCTCCTAAAAATGCAGCCTTGACTTCCTTCTCCCAACAGGCCAGGACAGAACAATCTGAGATGAGCCATATCTTCCTCCAACTGAGTACTTATAAGGCACTAAAATTAAGCCACaaccaaacaaccccaaaaaaacacaaacccaaatGAAACCCAACTAAACTGACccacaaagaaattaaaatttggcTATATGAAATAGCAGCAATTCTTCTTCAGTGGTCTACAAAGCCAGAACATTGATACTTTgggcaaaaaaaaccaaaccaatgcACTGTTGGCCAACTACAAAACACCTAAAAAACCTACATCCATTCGCACTTCATAATCAAAATCAGTACAAATCTGATAGGCACAAGTAAAAAGCATCTTCTTCACACCTCAGTGCTCAGTTTTCCAGCAGAAGCCAGGCCTGgggagctcagctgccctgcaggacaaGATGagcagcccagcaccaccatcatgcagctgcaggaggatggagtGGGGATgagccactgcagagctgctccaggacacTGACAGGAGGCAAATGTTCTTAAAAACATGATTAATTAGACAATGTGTTCAGCTTTGGCACCTATTTCTGAACCCCCCCTCCTGTTTTTCAGAAATCATGTTAAATATAGCTGGTGTAACTCCAGTGTCTTCATccattcccattatttttcttctgcctggAAATAGGTGAACTCACCTATGTCACTACATTAGATACAAAGGCTAGCACTTGAGATTTCTTAAAAACAATCACTCTGAGTTTGGAAAACTGGTTTTAAAACATATCAAGAAATACTAAACATAAATGTGTAAAGCAGGAATTCATACCTTTAAACATCAATAAGAATGAGCTTATTTGGAGAGcaataaagcttttttttttttaaaggatataCTGACTAGCTATAGGTAAATTCCTCTTTCCCTGATTGCTTGGTGAGCTCAGCCAGGCTCAGTGCCTTGCAGCTTTGCAGATTTTGTCATACACTTCTGGAAAGGCATCCTTGCAATTCATCTCCTCCCTCAGCTTGTGGTACAACGAGCCATCAAACATATCCCAGAACTCCTCACGGGTCATGTAACAATCTGCATACAGCATCTGGAAactggagagaagggaaagagaaaagacagAGATTCAGTGTTAATTGAGCCATAAGATTTGAtatagaatattaaaaaaaaaaatcagtgcaagTTATGAAAAGCAAATacttaacaaaacaaaaccatcaacaatgctttttaaaaacaaggaaatACAATAGCTCATGTGGATTATGTTGGGACACTCAGCCGATTATGTTGTGTGgatttagtatttttttctgcctaTTTTCTTAGGATCCATGTAGGTACAGTCACAGAATCTCATATTTGCCTGCATTACAATATCCATTCAAGGCAGATGTAACAATACATTCTTTGactttttcatttctctggACATTAAGAACAGAACTAAGAAGGCAAAATGAGACCAGGCCAAGAAGATAAATCCATAGTGCAAACAAAGCATGGTGTAACAAAGGTCCATTTACAAATTAAATCCTTCTTCAGCTGTGGACTCTTCCTCACTCCCACAGTGTGCTCTCTAAGCTGCAGCTACCACCAGAGtacagcagcaaaacacaacCTAACATAGAAGCTCTATTGTTTTGTGTGATTATGAAACTGGAAGATTAAGCATTTATCCATTGTTCATTTCCCAGTGACAGGTAGAAAACAGACCAAACTTTGTCAGTAAAgagctttaaattaaaatcttaatttcaagttaatgaaaaaaaagcttaaaattaaCTTTGGGTTGCTTTGTTCTCTGGCAAATCACTTCTTGCAGCTTGAAGTCATTTGCAGTCCCCAAATCATCTCGAAGCAGCCTTACCATTATTGCTCAGCCACATGGGACATGATCACTGTTAGACTGAGAAGTAGGTCAAAATAGAAATGGGGATAAATTAGACTGATggtgtaaaaataccatgtagTTGCTTTTTGTTCCTGAGAAACCAGcctgtggctgctcctccaCTGACACCGCTCCAGCAAATTCAGCTGGCTCGAGTCCGTGACAGATGGTGGGCACATGCCTCACGCCCACTGTGGTCCTGTGCAACCAGAACCCAGGCAGGGAAAAGGAAGCTTTGGAGCACAAGTTTTGAGGGAGGGAAGAGCCaccagcacacagggacagactgactgcagggacagccaagGCTGCCCCCTGGGCAAGGACATCCCGGTGCAAGGACGGGGCCGAGCGGCTCCGCGATGCTGCAAGGACTGCAGGGAGAACagtcccaagggcagccagggaAGCTGTCCAAACTTTTGGGATTCCTCAGTGATTCATTCCTTGGAATGAATATTCCAAGGATGTATTTTGTAGCAGCAGactctgctcccagagcagcctggagctgaAAGGTGATCTGAACTCACCCAGCTCCCAACTACACTGCGAGAACTTCAGCCagtgtttccttttgtttggttggttttgcaATCAAATAATAAAGTGAAATCATATTTTTAACTCACCAAAATTAGAAATTTAAATTAGTTTTCAATTACTGTGGTTGTTAAATTAATGCAGTATTAAATATTAAAGTTCTGTGGGATAAACAGCTGTAATTAAACCACATGGGTGTGAATTATATGTGACATTATCAGTGTTCTGAGGAGTGGGGTCCTTACCCATGCACACTTCTTACAAACTTTTCCATCTGCCTCATTGAAGCCCTGGCTTCAAACTGTTTGCTTTTGGGCTCTCCATAAGCTCCTATATCCACGTAGAGTTCAGCTTCATTTCCTTTGGGATGGACCATACCAGGATTGTTGGGCAATATAAAAGGACACAACCAAATAGGGTAAacctgcaggggcaggaaaaCACTTTATCACTTATTTTTTGACACAATCATTCTTTAAGATCTTTAATAAATGTGGCAAAATAAAGAATTAAGAGAACTTTCTCCCAATCCTAGACTGAAGCTTTTGCTTTCAGCTCTTCCTTCTCAGCTGTTTTTAGCTGCACTTTCTAATGACCACAACACAAATGGATTGAAAATGTCCTCCTAGAATTGCATCATCTCCCCttaaaacatttgaaataaaaagggaaaaaaaccccaaaacacccacaAATAAACCACCCCTGATCTCAAAGCAACAACTGAATAAACATTCTGAgcaaaaagagaaggaaatgttttcttttccaggtcAGTCCAAAACTGAAATTATCAAAACTGAAATTCTACACTAactaaaataaattcagaaataaaagcaagaaaGGGAGATTAAGCTCCACAGTTGGTGCTTGGTGAGACCACTAGTCATTTTAGGTGAAGCTCATATTTTAGTAAGTGATAAAATCTTTTAGAAGTGTCAGCTTCTACCAAAGCTTGAATCTTTTCTTtaatgtttctctttttcagaAAGCTGTGTTTATTTCTGCTGCAGCCTTGCATCATGGACTCACAAAGCACAGCACTCCCCAGGACACAATAATGACCTTTTGCACAAGCAGGATATTATGTCTTAACACCAGCAGTCCCATTGCTTATCACAAACAACCCAAGATTTGCTGAGTTCTAAGGAGATGAGTTCTTACATTAAGGTCAACGTGGAAGGTCTGGATTGATTTTTCAAGGCTCTTTATTGGCACCAGCATGTCCTGCACAACGTGGTGCTGCTCATACAGCTTCCTAATGGCTTCTCCTTGGGTGAGCTTCAGCagagagatttttggggggaccATCCAGCCAAACAGGTAACGGAACACGGGGTTATTGCCAAAAGGAATGATATCCTtcaaagaggagagaaaaaaaactctGACTGAAGAATGTGTAACTGGACCAAAAGAACACTTCAGAGCCCTCAGGGCAATATTAAGCCAGATTTCCAATAAATTTAATTGGTGATACTTTGCTGAAGTACTAGAACACAAATTAGCAAATTAGAGGGGCCTGGGCTGCACTTGGCTACAGAGCCTTGCCCCAAGCCTCCTCTGGTTCCCACTGATGTGCAGTTGTATGAATCACAACATACCCAGCcccaaataatttcaaaaaataaaaagagcaacAGGCTATTATCTTGCAACAGCCAAGGGAGGAGTGCAAAAGGAGCTAACTTTACAGAAGTTTTGCAAGAATAGCCAAATTTCTCAATAGCATTTTAAAGCTGTAAAATCTTAATTACCACCCGCACAGCCAAGTGCTGTTTACCTTCTGCAGGAGCTCAAAGGATCTGGTACCTCACTCCAGAGATTCAAAATGTAGTAACAGGAATATTTCAGAATGCCAAATCAAGTTTTGTGTAACTACACATGACAATAAACACATTTATGAAATTCTAAGTAATGACCTGATTATGTAATTCCTTTAGGTGGGGCAGTTTTTCAGCCAGAATTTTACATTCATGTTTTTCCCACCATCTGAATTTGGAAATCACTCAGTAGTGATTTAATGCTGAAATACATACTTAAGACGTAAATTCATAAAAGCACTAAACCAAAAATTAGGAGCTTCTGATACAACACCTTATATGTCAAGAAGTGCCTTTGGATTTGCTGCACTCAAATGCAGGACTTGTAATTTTGCCATAAactttgccatttttttctgtcattaaaGACAGAAGTTGCTGCCAAGGGGAAGAATGTACATTGTACCTACAGTGTGAAGGGGCAGGGTACTTTCCTGCAGATACATTTGAATTTTGGAACTGGTCTTACTTGGAGCTCCCAGAAGATACTGCGAGTGTGTCTGTGGTAATAATGTCTGGAAGGAATGTACTCCACTCCAGTCCTGTCAGCTTTCAAATACTTCTCCACATGCTTAAAGAACCATGGCTTGTAGTAGTTGCCAATTCTGTTTATCTACAAGAAAACAAGAATTCATCAGGTAAGAGTTACACCTTGCTAGTCAACAGAGTGTGTCCCCACATTCCTTTCCTGGGAGGAATCTTTGTTATATCCTCTGGATAAGACTGTCACAAGGCATCTAGGGAGCCTTCACCCCACTTGCAAGGCTCCTTCTTAGCTTCCTTGCCATTAAGGTTTAAGGAAGGCCTCCACTGACAAGCTATTTAAGAGCCCACAAATGTGACAGAACTGAATTCCTAAAACGCCAATCTCTAACCCCATCATTAATCCAAAATCTCACATGGCAGAGAGGAAACATCCAGGTGGAGGGTTGCATGAACACTTAGCAGGACCCTCCTGTGCATGCCCTGATGTGTTTTTATTGATATTATCAGCATTAAAAGCTTGCTAGGAAGAGTGTTACTGTGAATAACTGCAGTTCAAAGCAGCATTGTTCAGCCTATGAGAAAAgatccttctcctcttcctcctcctcagaaCAATGAAATCAGTGGGTCATTTCTCACCAATAGAAGAGATTTAGAGAACACATTCTGTCATAGTAGGAATTAAAATACTCTGATGGACTGATCCAAATTTTAATCCTATGTTAAGAGATTGTTCCAATTCTATAATGGTTTTATCCTAGTACAGCTTCAGTTAGACCCTGGGAGTATTTTTTTTGTGAGTAACTTCCTTTAGTTACCTTGCTTTGCTCAGCTTCATCAGTCAGGACTCCTGTCATGATGACTGCTTCATCCAAGGAATACATAAGTCCTTCCACAAAACTATTCTCCTTTTTCTTAGACTCTTCAGTGAACTTCTCACAAATCTTCTGCAGTCCTCTCACTGGCTCATAATGTATTTTGACATATTTCTTGGCAGgaaccatttttatttctgctgcaaCCAGGAAACCCAGAGTACCACAAGACCAAGGCACTGCATAAAATAGGTCTGAGTTTTCAGTCTGCAAAAAGTATGTATGTCATACTAAATCATATATCCACACCAATAACTGTCAATGACATTGTAAATGAAAGCAAAGTAACATTTTGTCTTACTGGTGAACATCTCACAAGGCTTCCATCAGCAAGAACAAGTTCATAGGCCACACAGGTGTGCTGAAAAAGTCCATAGATATGGGATGAAGACTCAATGCCAGTTCCCATGATCAGGCCACCTTATCAAGAGAGCACACAACAAATCAAATTAAACACACTCCAAAATGAGGGTGATTTATGAGAGCAACCTCCACTTTATAAGTTCTTTTaagagtattaaaaaaaaaaaaagtgcttatAACATAAATACCACAAAGAACATAAAGGCTCAACAGCCTATTTCTAGAACCTTTAAAACAACACAATTAAAAAACCCTAATGGAAGTGCAGCAAAATGAGTGAGTCTCTTGTCATCAGCACTCCTTACCTACTGTGAGGTCATCAAGCTCTGGCACCACAGGAATGGTCCAGCCCATGGGATTCAGGTATGCAGTCAGCTGGCCCATGGACACTAAAGGCTCCACACGAACAAcctaaagaggaaaaaaaaaaccaaaacaaaatccaccCCCAAGTTCTCAACAAATATAAATTAAAGAGTTCAGCATTAATGATGATAAAACATGGCTAACTGGATACACCTCCATCTGTTATCAGAACTCAGAGACTCACTTTCCTAAGAGAGCTGCTAAAAATAGTGGGAACTGTTTAGTGATTCCTCCTCTGCCTCAACATCTTGTTGCTCAGTGCCCAAACCCATAAATCAATCTGGTCTTTTAGACTTCAGCACATAAAAGCCAAGCAATTCCATATGCTGGGTTTTTCAGATGGAACGATCCAAGCCCACATTGCAAACCCTTGAAATGTGACAGCTCTGCCACAAAATTTTGCTCTTTGTGGAATCTAATCCCTTCAGCTCTGTGTATCGTGAAGAAAAGTATAAAATCCATGAGAGTGCATGCTTTGTGGTGGGATTTGTTACCTGTCTTTCACTGTCTACTTCCAGGACATCCATTAAATTGATCATGATGTTCTTGTGGGTCTTCTTGTACTTGCCCACTCGGAGTGACACCGTCAGCCAGCCGGGCCGGCCCGTGCACATGTAcctcctgctgccttccttcTTCCATTCCCGCACCTGCAAGGGCAACAACTCTCACACCAGGGATGCTTTGGAAGCCTCTCTGCAGCCCTCTGAACTCCTAAATAAAGTATGACCAGAGTGGTTTAGTTATGTAGAGGATACACTTTTAATATCCTGTAGCTCTGGGGTTTTCTTTTGGGGGAAGGATTCAGAAGGATAACAAGACACTAAcagagtttaaaaaaccctcctCTAAGGGAGGTATTATTGCTGTTATAATCTCAGTTCTAACCCAAACATAGAAAAACTGGTCTGAGCCTCCAAATGACCAGGTCTAGTGGAATCAACCTTaagcaatctggtctagtggaaaatgtccctgctcatggcaggtggggttggaacaagatgatttttaaggtccctttccaacccaaagccTCGTAGGATTCTACAAAAAGTTGGGAAGGAAAATGTGTAAGCCATATGAGTTCTGCAAAGCCACAGTGGTTAACACCCAGAGAACAAACAAGTGCATTTTCTTCAAAGCTGAGTTGCTACTACAGctggtaaaaaaaccccagccaacAACCCCAACCCCTCCGAGAATAATTCCCTGCACATGAACATCCATCTGCATCCGTGATGAGACAGACAAGGCAGGAAACAGAAGCGGACGTGACAGAATTACCACAAacagcagagagcacagaaTCACTACGCACATCTGCATTTCTGGGCGGAGGAAAAGTTTAATCTGGCCAcgaagcagctcctggagctggcggtgtgagcagcagggtgTGCGGGGAAGCAGAACACGCTCCAGAGCCTGCGGCTCAGACACTGATGTGCTCCCATGTTGCACACACGTGTgtccctgagcctgctgctgccaagCCCGGCTCCCAGCACACCAGCAGCGCAGGGAGCGAGTTCCACAGGAGTTCCAGCGGGACACAGCCCTGAAGGAGGCTGAAAGCCCCGCTGGCGTTTATTCCCTTGCATTCCCCCACTCCGCTGGACTTTGCCCCGGGTGCGGAATAGCGGGGTAAGGGGGAGGACAGAGATGACAGAGAGCGGGACGAGAACACGCTGTTCCCTCACAAAGCCGCGGTACCCCCGGGGTGCCGAGGTCCGGCCAAGCCTCACCTGCTCCTGGATGTGCCGGACGCGCTGGGCATGCTGCCGCGGGGCGCTGTGGAGGCGCCACACGGCCCATGCGCGCAGCTGGTAGTAGATGTCGAAGAGGATGGAGAGCggcaggaggaagaagcagaCGAAGACCCAGCGGTGGTGCACCAGCACGGCCTCCAGCCCGCGGTGCcgcacccagagcagcaggagcagcagccccgcGCCCACCGACCACAGCGCCGACATGACGCCCACCGCCCGCTCGCGCTCCATCACGGCCGCGCGCCCTTATGGGACCCCGCCATGCCGCGCCCGCCGCTCGCGCGCTCGCCGCCCGCGCCACGCCCCTCCGCCACCATTGGCCGAGACGTGAGGCGAGGGGAGGGAGACGACCAATCGAAGAGCTCCGAGGAGATCGGACCAGGCGCTGAGGGCGCCGATTGGCTGCGCGCGGccggccccgcgctccccctcATCGCCGCGGCCACCGGGCCCCCCCCCCGCGGCGGAGGTGGCACCGCCTGGGGACTGAGGGGGACTGAGGGGGACTGAGGGGGAGCCGGCTCAgaccccgggcagggctggggatggggaccaGTAAGGGTCAGaccccaggaagggctggggatcGGGACCGGGCAGGGTCAGACCCCAGGAAGGGCTCGGGGAGCCGGATCAGATCCCCAGGAAGGGCTGTGTGGGACGCAGGGCAGAGGACAAGGGCTGAGGCAGAGGGCACTCCCCGGTCAGGGTGGGGACAGACCGTGGTGGTGCTGTGGTGACCGTGTCCCCTGAGCAAGGGATGCACCCTGGTGCCTTTGGGTTGGGGTCTGGAGCAAAATACCTCCACATCCCCCACCTGTGCACCCCTCTGGTGTTGTAGGCACTAGAGAACCTGGTAGTGCAGGTGTCTCCAAAGTGCCAGCAGTTCCATTTCTAGAATAAAGAAAGGGACAGCTTGCTCTCTAAAACCCTGGCAGAAAACTCCCATCCATGGTGGAACCAATTCACATAAAATCTGTGAGAAAGGTGAgactttgttttctgaagttaaaatccctccagggatgtgtTGCTTGGGAGGACGGTGACAGAGGTCCAATGACACCCCCAGGAGGTTCTGGCACAGTCAGCGCTGTCAGACACCCTGGAATGGCAAAGGCTGAGTTCAGAGAGGAACATGGAGTACAGGTGTTCcgtgtggacacagccatgatGATGTGACACAAGTGTCAGCAGGAGAAATGCTGACCTTGTCCTTTAGATGATTGATAGCTGGGAGAGGGAAACTTCAGGCAGGGAGGGATTGGGGTTCAGAGCTCAGCTGTGGCAGCCCAGCCACACATTTCAGCCCTCTTCAGACACAGGGAAGGCTTTGTTGTGAAGCTCACTTCAGGATTTCATGGAACCattcacagaatggtttgggttagatgtaccttaaagatcacctaatCCCACCCCTTTGGCCATGGGCAGAGCCACCTTCCCTTAGAACAGTTTGCTCAGGCCCCCATGCAACATGCCTGGAACAATTCCAGGGAAGGAAATTTTAGCACActgcttttttgggttttgt
Coding sequences within:
- the DHCR24 gene encoding delta(24)-sterol reductase, yielding MERERAVGVMSALWSVGAGLLLLLLWVRHRGLEAVLVHHRWVFVCFFLLPLSILFDIYYQLRAWAVWRLHSAPRQHAQRVRHIQEQVREWKKEGSRRYMCTGRPGWLTVSLRVGKYKKTHKNIMINLMDVLEVDSERQVVRVEPLVSMGQLTAYLNPMGWTIPVVPELDDLTVGGLIMGTGIESSSHIYGLFQHTCVAYELVLADGSLVRCSPTENSDLFYAVPWSCGTLGFLVAAEIKMVPAKKYVKIHYEPVRGLQKICEKFTEESKKKENSFVEGLMYSLDEAVIMTGVLTDEAEQSKINRIGNYYKPWFFKHVEKYLKADRTGVEYIPSRHYYHRHTRSIFWELQDIIPFGNNPVFRYLFGWMVPPKISLLKLTQGEAIRKLYEQHHVVQDMLVPIKSLEKSIQTFHVDLNVYPIWLCPFILPNNPGMVHPKGNEAELYVDIGAYGEPKSKQFEARASMRQMEKFVRSVHGFQMLYADCYMTREEFWDMFDGSLYHKLREEMNCKDAFPEVYDKICKAARH